The genomic stretch ACGATGTTGCCGAACATTATCCCGAAGAAAGCGGAACTCACCATGAAGCCGACCGTGGCCGGATTGACGGCCATTGCTTTCATGATTGACGGCAACGCAATACCGGCAATTGCCAGATCGTAGCCATCGAATACAATGACTAGCGCGCACCAAAACAAAACGACATAGTGCAGGCGATTCAGCTTGGCGTCATCGGCAAGTGCGTGCAACTCGATTTCCCGCATGAAACTCTCCTTGATTTCCATATGTGAGCGTAGGCAACAGCGCTTCGGCGTCAACCCGCGACTCCGGCTTGACATCCTTGCGGTTCTCGAACAGACGGCGAGTCCGATCACCATCAGCCCCCCATAGGGAGAAAGCAGGCGTCTCTTCGCTTTTTAATTTTTATTGCTAATCATTTGAGTGACCACCACATCGCGCAATGACCAATTCAGTGCGCGATGCCACCGGGAATTTCCCGTCGTTGTCATGCCCGGCAATGATCCGCCTCATCTGGCTAAATTGGTTTTTCACGAGTTGCGTGACCTTGCTTCTTTTAATGGTGGACCCGTGCACGAGGTGCGCGGATCTACTAACGATCGTTCAATGCAGGTATGCCAAGCATTAGCCTCGCCTCGGCCGGCGACGCGACTTCGAGACCCAGGTCACGGATGCAACGCACCAGACGTTCAACGAGTTGCGCGTTGCTGGTGGCAAGCACCCCTTTGCTGTAGTAGATGTTGTCCTCGAAACCAACGCGAGCATTCCCCCCCATGAGCACCGACGTTAAGGCGGCAGGAAGTTGGTTGGGGCCAATCCCCAGCGTTGAGAACCGAGTGTTTGAGGGAAGCATCGCAACATAATTCGCGATGCGTTGAGGACTGTACGCGACAGCGCCCTGGTTAACCCGATTCATTCCCATAACAAAGCTGAATGAAAAGGGCGGCTTCAACACGCCTTCGTTAATCAGCATGATCGCGTCGTCGAGTTGGGAATCGTTGAAGATCTCCAGCTCCGGCTTGATATTACGCTCGTCCATCATCCTTGCGGCCTTGCGCAGAAAGTTGCGCGTCCATTCGATAATGATGTCTTTACCGTGCGCGGAAATAACGGATATACCCATATCCAAAGATGCCATTTCGGGCAGCGCGTCGAGTACAGCCAGTCCATCGTCCGCGCTGTTCGGGTTCGGGCCCAGCGCCGGCGCGATGCTGTTCTGGAT from Paraburkholderia phytofirmans OLGA172 encodes the following:
- a CDS encoding 3-keto-5-aminohexanoate cleavage protein, with product MERKVIVTVAPTSNFQGKEANPALPIQPDEVAQSVYEAYNAGASLAHMHARDINGIQTNDPEVFKDINQRVRDKCSIIIQNSIAPALGPNPNSADDGLAVLDALPEMASLDMGISVISAHGKDIIIEWTRNFLRKAARMMDERNIKPELEIFNDSQLDDAIMLINEGVLKPPFSFSFVMGMNRVNQGAVAYSPQRIANYVAMLPSNTRFSTLGIGPNQLPAALTSVLMGGNARVGFEDNIYYSKGVLATSNAQLVERLVRCIRDLGLEVASPAEARLMLGIPALNDR